The following are encoded together in the Cerasicoccus sp. TK19100 genome:
- a CDS encoding inositol monophosphatase family protein, with product MPDQPDYLKIATEAARAAGAVLAEGADLRTVNFQDAKDVKLKADVESEKLIRRMLGEATGLPIIGEEQGGDESLPTKDELYWVVDPLDGTYNYLRGLPACCVSIGLMRGMEPEVGVVYDFNADELFAGAAGWGLTCNGKPLTPWWPELKEHAVLCTGFPHGRDYGDTALRAFVKDVQSFQKIRMVGSAALALTYVAIGRMDVYTEDTIRLWDIAGGMALAAASGATISVTPSKNNKPFAYNVWVGGRKEWLPG from the coding sequence ATGCCCGACCAGCCAGATTACTTAAAAATCGCCACCGAAGCCGCCCGCGCCGCCGGGGCCGTGCTTGCCGAAGGGGCGGACCTGCGCACCGTCAATTTTCAGGACGCCAAAGACGTCAAACTCAAGGCCGATGTGGAGTCGGAGAAGCTCATTCGCCGCATGCTGGGCGAGGCCACCGGCCTGCCGATTATCGGGGAAGAGCAGGGCGGCGACGAATCCCTGCCGACCAAGGACGAGCTCTACTGGGTCGTCGATCCGCTGGACGGCACTTATAACTACTTGCGCGGTCTGCCCGCGTGCTGTGTGTCGATCGGCCTGATGCGCGGGATGGAGCCAGAGGTGGGCGTCGTGTATGACTTTAATGCGGACGAACTCTTTGCCGGTGCCGCTGGTTGGGGCCTTACTTGCAACGGCAAACCGCTCACCCCCTGGTGGCCGGAGCTCAAGGAACACGCCGTGCTCTGCACCGGCTTCCCGCATGGCCGTGACTACGGCGATACCGCATTGCGCGCGTTCGTGAAGGACGTCCAGAGCTTCCAGAAAATCCGCATGGTCGGCAGCGCGGCGCTCGCGTTGACCTACGTTGCCATTGGTCGCATGGACGTCTATACCGAAGACACGATTCGCCTCTGGGACATCGCCGGCGGCATGGCCCTGGCTGCGGCCAGCGGTGCCACGATCTCCGTTACCCCGTCCAAGAACAACAAACCCTTTGCCTACAATGTATGGGTTGGCGGTCGCAAGGAGTGGCTCCCGGGTTAG
- a CDS encoding abortive infection system antitoxin AbiGi family protein, with the protein MPISSSSVFHFTNDINALKGILSEGLQVSYCKEDINGIFDETGVSIAVPMVSFCDLPLSEIKNHIDSYGKYAVGFSKTWAQINRLNPVFYLDTNSTLAASLSDLLLHFLEGKESIQNIDHLGHQAVNILRYTKNYEADLKRKGITTKNYRFSDEREWRYIPELDDSHEPFIAMDQYKTEADRKKANETLKNLKLEFGANDIKYLIIKEEEEISELIDFLRKENGKKYTYQDTERLMTRILTSDQILADF; encoded by the coding sequence ATGCCTATAAGTTCCAGTTCCGTATTCCATTTCACAAATGATATCAATGCTCTGAAGGGCATTTTATCAGAAGGACTTCAGGTCAGCTATTGCAAGGAAGATATCAACGGTATTTTTGATGAGACTGGTGTATCTATAGCAGTGCCAATGGTGAGCTTCTGCGATCTCCCACTATCTGAAATTAAAAATCATATTGATAGCTACGGCAAATATGCCGTTGGATTTTCAAAGACATGGGCACAAATCAATAGACTGAACCCCGTATTCTATCTAGATACTAATTCTACTCTCGCGGCATCGCTTAGCGACTTACTCTTACATTTCTTGGAGGGAAAAGAAAGCATACAAAATATCGACCATTTGGGTCATCAGGCCGTCAATATTCTAAGATACACGAAAAATTACGAAGCAGATTTAAAGCGAAAAGGAATCACTACCAAGAATTACAGGTTTTCAGACGAAAGAGAGTGGCGCTATATTCCAGAGCTGGATGACTCGCACGAACCGTTCATAGCGATGGATCAATATAAAACCGAAGCAGATAGGAAAAAGGCAAATGAGACCTTAAAGAATCTGAAACTAGAGTTTGGTGCTAACGACATTAAGTATTTAATAATTAAAGAAGAAGAAGAAATCTCAGAACTGATTGATTTCTTGCGAAAGGAAAACGGCAAAAAATATACATATCAAGATACAGAACGATTGATGACCAGAATTCTCACTAGCGATCAAATCCTTGCTGATTTTTAA
- a CDS encoding carbonic anhydrase, which translates to MTEETPASALEKMLTDNQSFADELAPGQLDSIQHEQNPYITVLTCCDSRVRIRAFLADPHPTDNVFVIRNIGNQLAVTSGSVDYGVRHLKTPLLLILGHTRCGAIKAASTDYRKESLHLVQELNGLHIPVRDIDPKGDPDREWLKAVERNVHYQMDLAAQRYSADITAGTLAIIGCVYDFANLYHKGVGRTILINVNGESDPTNFTQSDLIRNLPKGLVDAVLA; encoded by the coding sequence ATGACCGAAGAAACGCCAGCGTCCGCTCTGGAAAAAATGCTCACCGACAACCAATCGTTTGCCGACGAATTGGCCCCCGGTCAGCTCGACAGCATTCAGCACGAGCAAAATCCCTACATCACCGTGCTCACTTGCTGCGACTCACGTGTGCGTATCCGCGCTTTCCTCGCCGACCCCCACCCGACGGACAACGTCTTTGTGATCCGCAACATCGGCAACCAACTTGCCGTGACCAGCGGCTCGGTCGACTACGGGGTGCGCCATCTGAAAACCCCGCTCCTGCTCATCCTCGGTCACACCCGCTGCGGTGCGATCAAGGCCGCCAGCACCGACTACCGCAAGGAGTCACTGCACCTCGTGCAAGAGCTCAACGGCCTGCACATCCCCGTCCGCGACATCGACCCCAAGGGGGACCCCGACCGGGAATGGCTCAAGGCGGTCGAGCGCAACGTGCATTACCAAATGGACCTCGCCGCGCAGCGCTACTCGGCGGACATCACCGCCGGCACGCTCGCGATCATTGGCTGCGTTTACGACTTCGCCAACCTTTACCACAAGGGCGTCGGCCGCACGATTTTAATCAATGTCAACGGCGAGTCCGACCCGACCAACTTCACCCAGTCCGACCTCATTCGCAACCTGCCCAAGGGCTTGGTCGACGCCGTACTGGCCTAA
- a CDS encoding type II secretion system protein, with translation MSNRRAFTLIELLTVVAIVGILAAIIMTSLGRVKNMANLSAATSQMRSVGAAVLMYKNDNNNLLPGPLSPPQRTAYDPTAGGGGQLATQLAPYLESNYSTERTLSPAFLTPAAEAAMEGHDRRDIVAFMLNMQMGLGKRERTLRPWGSTEGNGDEPKSYSVIDTEDWGFVEADQQLPFVKGSIAGDTPAYPVHGDVRLAWFFDGSVQAVGLDYFDDYGMAPGGGGPPGGGGRPGGGPAGGGPGGGGPRP, from the coding sequence ATGTCTAATCGGCGAGCATTCACCTTGATCGAGCTACTGACGGTTGTCGCAATTGTTGGCATCCTGGCGGCTATCATCATGACATCGCTTGGGCGCGTGAAGAACATGGCGAACCTCTCGGCGGCGACCTCGCAGATGCGTTCGGTGGGTGCTGCGGTCCTCATGTATAAGAACGATAATAACAACCTGTTGCCGGGTCCACTTTCGCCGCCACAGCGAACCGCTTACGACCCGACCGCAGGAGGCGGAGGTCAATTAGCGACGCAGCTCGCGCCGTATCTGGAGTCTAATTACTCGACTGAGCGCACGCTGTCGCCGGCTTTCTTAACCCCGGCAGCGGAGGCGGCCATGGAGGGGCACGACCGGCGCGATATCGTGGCCTTCATGCTCAACATGCAAATGGGCCTGGGCAAAAGGGAAAGGACGCTGCGCCCTTGGGGAAGCACCGAAGGAAACGGTGATGAGCCCAAGAGCTACTCCGTGATCGATACGGAAGATTGGGGCTTTGTGGAGGCGGATCAGCAATTGCCATTTGTAAAAGGAAGCATCGCAGGCGATACGCCGGCTTACCCAGTGCATGGCGATGTGCGCCTGGCCTGGTTTTTCGATGGCAGTGTACAGGCTGTGGGGCTGGACTACTTTGACGACTATGGCATGGCTCCCGGCGGAGGTGGCCCGCCTGGCGGTGGTGGACGTCCCGGCGGCGGTCCTGCTGGAGGGGGTCCCGGCGGCGGTGGTCCGCGACCCTAG
- a CDS encoding sulfatase-like hydrolase/transferase → MKPNIIVFFTDQQRWDTLGLNGNRAGLTPNFDRFARQGTFFKHGVTPQPVCGPARSCLQTGQYATTTGVYTNGIDLGQESPKLAELFNDAGYRTAYFGKWHLSNNTGKQAVPKENRAGYQDWLGANTVETTSGPYSARLWDTDDNEVQLPGYRSDAQTDAMIRYLGERAAEPEDTRQPFLLFHSYIEPHHQNTDDSYPAPHGYEELYRDTPLPPDLQNLGGTAPQHWPGYCGMIKRLDEALGRLMDSLESTGLIENTIVAFISDHGCHFKTRNGEYKRTPHEASIRVPFAIWGPKWNGGGERLEAASLVDLMPSLLDSAGIAIPDSVEGRSLLPLTRNDTAGWPAETFVQFGDHNTPTGRCIRTNRWKYAVTAPEEYNGAKDAPIYVESHLYDLQTDSYELANLVDKESHAPVREEMKRRLLDYLQRIEKQAPEIKPVKQHPGGQRTIEYPNSQRVSF, encoded by the coding sequence ATGAAACCAAACATCATTGTCTTTTTCACCGACCAGCAACGCTGGGACACGCTCGGCCTTAATGGCAACCGCGCGGGCCTCACGCCCAACTTCGACCGCTTCGCGCGGCAGGGCACATTCTTCAAGCACGGGGTCACACCTCAGCCCGTTTGCGGCCCTGCACGCAGTTGCCTGCAAACCGGACAATACGCGACGACGACCGGCGTTTACACCAATGGAATCGACCTCGGTCAAGAGTCACCCAAGCTGGCCGAGCTCTTTAACGACGCCGGTTACCGCACGGCCTATTTCGGCAAATGGCACCTCTCGAACAACACCGGCAAGCAGGCCGTACCCAAGGAGAATCGCGCGGGCTACCAGGATTGGCTCGGGGCCAACACCGTCGAGACCACCAGCGGCCCCTACTCCGCCCGCCTCTGGGACACCGACGACAATGAAGTCCAGCTGCCGGGCTATCGCTCTGACGCACAGACCGACGCCATGATCCGCTACCTTGGCGAACGCGCGGCCGAGCCCGAAGACACCCGCCAGCCGTTCCTTCTTTTTCACTCCTACATCGAGCCGCATCACCAAAATACAGACGACTCCTACCCTGCGCCCCATGGCTATGAGGAGCTCTACCGCGACACGCCGCTGCCCCCCGATTTGCAAAACCTCGGCGGCACCGCGCCCCAGCACTGGCCCGGCTATTGCGGCATGATCAAACGCCTCGACGAAGCCCTTGGCCGCCTAATGGATTCGCTGGAGTCCACCGGCCTGATCGAGAACACCATCGTCGCCTTCATCAGTGACCACGGATGCCATTTTAAAACCCGCAACGGCGAATACAAACGCACGCCACACGAAGCCTCGATCCGCGTGCCGTTTGCCATCTGGGGGCCGAAGTGGAACGGCGGCGGTGAGCGCCTGGAAGCCGCTAGCCTCGTCGACCTGATGCCCAGCCTGCTCGACAGCGCCGGCATTGCGATCCCCGACAGCGTGGAGGGCCGTTCACTGCTGCCCCTCACTCGCAACGACACCGCAGGCTGGCCCGCCGAGACCTTTGTCCAATTCGGCGACCACAACACCCCGACAGGCCGCTGCATACGCACCAATCGCTGGAAATACGCCGTCACCGCGCCCGAGGAATACAACGGTGCCAAGGATGCCCCGATTTATGTGGAATCGCACCTCTATGATTTGCAGACCGACTCTTACGAGCTCGCAAACCTCGTCGACAAAGAAAGCCATGCCCCCGTCCGCGAGGAAATGAAGCGCCGCCTGCTCGACTACCTGCAACGCATCGAAAAGCAAGCGCCCGAAATAAAACCGGTGAAACAACACCCCGGCGGTCAGCGCACCATCGAATACCCGAACTCTCAGCGCGTCAGTTTTTAA
- a CDS encoding helix-turn-helix domain-containing protein, which produces MLENLKIKPEYDGFIFLAESVRNPPALRAHHHVELEVNLVIDGEISYVVGGKRFTFKKRELLWLFPEQEHQLVDRSANAKYYVAVFKPQMIADACRGKRYAALKQQQLSEPGIAHTRLAPEAFDLIRHSMHAATEDGIDPDILNRELGYGAGSNFQFHHRDPDWLNASLRNLLLLCWRNQQSETAPGRETHIHPAVQRALEIMSEEATPDELPELAAQCGVSASYLSRKFREQIGVPLTRYRNSVRLSRFWEAYHRPQNQSVLEAVFAAGFGSYAQFYRIFTEAYGAGPREVI; this is translated from the coding sequence GTGCTCGAAAATCTGAAAATCAAGCCCGAGTATGATGGCTTCATTTTCCTGGCGGAGTCGGTGCGCAATCCGCCAGCCCTGCGCGCGCATCACCACGTCGAGCTAGAGGTGAATCTCGTCATCGACGGCGAGATATCTTATGTCGTTGGCGGAAAGCGTTTTACTTTCAAAAAACGCGAGCTTCTATGGCTGTTCCCCGAACAGGAGCACCAGCTCGTCGACCGCTCGGCGAACGCCAAATATTACGTCGCTGTCTTTAAGCCACAAATGATCGCTGATGCCTGTCGCGGCAAACGCTACGCCGCGCTCAAGCAGCAACAGTTATCAGAACCGGGCATCGCCCATACACGACTTGCACCGGAAGCCTTCGACCTGATTCGCCACTCCATGCATGCGGCGACCGAGGACGGTATCGACCCCGACATCCTCAACCGCGAACTCGGGTATGGCGCGGGTTCGAACTTTCAGTTTCACCACCGCGACCCGGATTGGCTCAACGCCAGCCTGCGCAACCTGCTGCTCCTGTGCTGGCGAAACCAACAAAGCGAAACCGCTCCCGGGCGCGAAACGCACATCCACCCGGCCGTGCAACGCGCGCTGGAAATCATGAGCGAGGAAGCAACCCCCGACGAACTACCCGAGCTCGCCGCGCAGTGCGGAGTCAGCGCGTCCTACCTGAGCCGCAAGTTCCGCGAACAGATCGGCGTGCCGCTCACGCGCTACCGTAACTCCGTGCGCCTGAGTCGGTTTTGGGAGGCCTACCACCGACCGCAAAACCAGTCCGTGCTCGAGGCAGTATTCGCCGCCGGCTTTGGCAGCTACGCGCAGTTTTACCGCATCTTCACCGAGGCCTACGGTGCCGGCCCGCGCGAGGTCATTTAG